The stretch of DNA GCAACCTCAAATGCCACGTGGTGAATGCCTTCCGGCTTCTTCTCTAAATACCGCGTGATAGCGCTTTCGGGCGAGGTTCCAGCCAAGAGCTCAATTTTGGAGCCACCTACTTGAAAGAACACAGTATCTACGGCCTCACTGGCCACGTGTTCGCGCTTATAGGGCTCCTGGCCTAGCAGAGTTGTGTAAAGAGCCGTGGCGGCTTCCAGGTCTTTTACGGCTAGTCCTAGGTGTTCGAGGTTCACGAGCATATGCGGGGGAAAAACCAGCGACGCCCGATAGCGCGGCTTGTTTGGATTTGTTCTACTTTTGTGCAGGCAAAGTAAAACCAGTTTCCTGGTTTTCGTGTTCTACCTGCGAACGATTCTCCGCTGAAACTGACCCCCGAGCCATGCTCAAGCTACCTATTTACCTCGACAACAACGCAACCACTCCTCTCGACCCCCGGGTACTGGAGGCTATGATGCCGTACCTGACCGAGGTGTTCGGCAACGCCGCTTCCCGTAATCACCCCTTCGGCTGGGCCGCCGAAGAAGCAGTTGATTACGCTCGTGAGCAAATTGCCGGGCTAATCAAGTGTGATCCTAAAGAAATCATCTTCACCTCGGGTGCTACCGAGTCGGACA from Hymenobacter taeanensis encodes:
- the mce gene encoding methylmalonyl-CoA epimerase; translation: MLVNLEHLGLAVKDLEAATALYTTLLGQEPYKREHVASEAVDTVFFQVGGSKIELLAGTSPESAITRYLEKKPEGIHHVAFEVADIRAEMQRLRSEGFVLLNEEPKPGADNKLVCFIHPKSAGGVLVELCQSV